ATCCTCACGCAACTCCCGCGTGTCCACGGTGTGCGCCCCCAGCAAGCACCGTCGAATCAGCCCTTAATTGCCTATCGACGACCACAGGTTCCCCGCAGAAGTCGCCACCACAACCAACCCGGCACGCCCCAACGCCTCATCGGCCTGGGCAGTGCCCGACACAACCCACGGGTGCGGCAAATCCGCGGCTTACTTCTCGACACGAACATCACTGACACGTCCCGCACCCCCTCAATCACGTACACAACCCTGCGCGCTCGCCCCTGTATACCCGTGCCGACGATGACGCACTCCAACGGCTCACTTGTCGTGCGCACCCGGGCCAGCACCCCCGCCTGTTTAGACCACGTGTTTAGTAACGGTGTGGTGAGTATCGGGTAACGCCCGGGTGAGTATCGAGTAACACCCGGGCGTTTTGGGATTTCGGTGGGGTTATTGGGTCAGTCGCATGTTGGTGCCTTCGAGTGTGATGATTTCGGCGCCGGCGACGAGTCGGTTGAGGATTGATTCGGCGATGACGGCGTCGGGGATGGATTTGTACCACTCGTCGGGTGTGAACTGGGATGTCACGATGGTGGATCCGTGGGGTTCGCGTTCTGCGAGGATGTTGAGTAGTTGGTGTGCGGTGGCGGCATCGATTGGGGTGGTGAGGAAATCATCGAGGACTAACACGTCTGTGTGGTGGAGGTCTTCGAGGAATGTGATGCGGGCCGGGTCGTCGTGTTTGAGTACGGCGAGGTGGTTGGCGAGTGTGTCGGTGCGGAAGAAGCGTGCGGAGTAGTCGTTTCTGCACGCCGCGGTGAGCAGTGCTTGGGCGAGGTAGGTTTTGCCGACGGAGGATTTGCCCAGGATGACAATGTTTTGTGCGCTTTGGCACCATTGGCAGTAAGCGAGTCGGGTGATTTGCTCTTTGTTGATGGTGCGGCCGGGCGTGTAGGTGATGTCTTCGATGCAAGCATCGGGATTTGGCGATCGGGATGCTTTGAGCAGTTTGTTGATTCGCCTCTCACGCTTGGCCGCTACCTCTTTATCGAGTGCGTAGAGCACCTTGTCGGAAAAGCTCCAATCGTCGAAGGCGGGATCGGCGGCGATGTCGATGACGCTTTGTCCGAAGGCGGTCATGCGCAGGTCGGTAAAGATCGGAAGGACTGATTCATCGAGGAAGCGGGCGGATGCTGATGCTGGCTGTGGGTGGGGCATGGGTTATGCAGATCCCTTCTTGGTGAGGTTTTCGAGGCTGAACTGCCCAGCACCACCGAGGTAGGCGCCGCGTGTGTCACGCGCTGTCGGCGCAGGTACGTCTTGGGTGGGTCTGCGTGTTGGCAGATTGGTTGAAAGGTCAGTGCCGGTGGGTCGTGTGGAGGTGTCTTTGCGCACGGCGGCCATCATGTTTTTCACCGCGGTATACGACACGGCACGCCTAGCACCGTCGGTGGACACCAGACGCCGGCAGGCTTCTTCGAGGATTGGCTTGTTGGCGTGTTTGCCCATGTTGAGCACGTTGCGGCACGCTTGGTACGCTTGGGCAGGGATCGCTTTGGCTTCGATGAGCTCGGCAATCACCTGGCGGGTGGCCGGCCCGATTTTGGCGGCTTCGCGCAGGAAGTACTCGCTTGTCCACAACCCACGGGTGCCACCCATGTTCGCCGGGATGTGGTCGGTGTCGGTGACATACACGCCGCGGGCACGTGCGAGTTGGTGGGTGGCCACACGCTGCCCGGCGTCGAAGACGGCGAGGCTGTCACCGGTGATACGCACATCCACGGTGCGGCCCACCAGTCGGTGCGGCACCGAGTAGTGCGCGTTGTGCACTCTGATGTGGAAATTGGGCGCGACTTTGGCGCGTTTCCATTCGGTACGCTGCCACGGTGTTTCAGGCAGCGCGGTGAGCACGTCGCGTTCGAACTGATCGAACAATGCGCGTCTGCTCGTCGCATTGCCGCGAAACGGTTCGGCAGCGTTGATCCCATCGACCAGGGCGGTGATTTTTGCGTTGAGCTCGTCTATCCCAACGCACTGGTGGCCATCGAGTGCGTGGATGACGTGCTGGGTGACGATCTTGACTGCAGCTTCAACGCTGGCCTTGTCCTTGGGTCGTTTCGCCCGAGCCGGCAACGCGGCGGTGTTGTAGTGCTCCAAAAACTCCTCGTAGGTGGAGTTGACCCGGCGATTTTTGTCCGCGGCACTGATCGCATTCGAAGCCGTCGAGGCATTATCCGGCACGGTGACCTCGGCGACCCCGCCGAAGTACTCGAACGCGCGGATATGAGCTGCAAGCCACGCGTCCTGGCGCTCATCCGCGCACGCGCAAGCGAACACCATCCCCGAATACGGCAGTGAGGCGACAAAGATACTGACCTTCGAGCCTTGCCCGCCGGTGGGGTCAAACAGCCGCATCTTCGTGCCTGCCCAGTCCACCTGCATCGTATGGCCCGGAGCGTGGGTGATCCTGGCGGTCAGCCCGGCTGCATCGACGTGTTGAGCCACAAGTTGGCGAAACCGCTCGTAGCTGTAATACCGCTGGCCTGTGCCCGTAGGCTGTGCGGTGTAGCGGCCCCACAGCACCTGCAGGGTCACCTTGTTGCGCCCGGTGCGCGCTTTGGCGACAGCGTCGAAATCGATCGGGACAAAATCCCCCTGAGCATGGCTGCGCCCGTCGACGAACCAGTCCGCCAGCTCATGATCCGCAACCCCACGAAGTTGCTTACGGGTTGCGATGTTGTGTTCCACCAGTGCATCGCGGGCTTTTTGCACGGTGGTGTGCGAGCACCGCGAACTCGAACAGATTTGGCGGTGTGTCTGATCTGATGTAGGTGGTCCATTACCGCCCGGTAGTCAGTCACAATCAGACTCCTCTGGTAACGCCGCGTGCCCTGAAGTCACGCGGTCACCAGAATCCTCCCCCGGACTGTTACTGGATGCTCACCAACGCGTTACTCGATACTCACCACGGTGTTACTAGATACGACCGCGCAACACCCGCCACCGCAACCGCCGGCGTGCGGACCCCCGTCAGCGTTGCGGCATCCATCACGACGTCGGGTGTTAGCACCTCGCCGACCATGAGCAGGTAGGGCCGTTAGACATAGAAGACGTCTACAGTCGAGCCCGTCGCCTGAATCCCCAGCACATCCACCCCGACCGCGCCATCAAACGTCGACGGCAGCAATGCATTTCCCCGTGCAGAAGAGCCACCTTCTGTCGGTGTGGGTCCCCAACGGGATCGAACCCGACCTTCAGGACCTGCCGCAATGGTTCAACTGCCGTATGTGGCTCGATTGCGGACAGAATCACGTCGAAGATGAGGTAGAGTATACGGTCGATCTTGCGTACGACCCCGCACAACTGCGATTTTGACAACTCTAGACGTGCTCGTTCGAATCAACCTACAAAACCGTTCACAAACGATTGACTCAACGACTCCGCACGTTCTCTCCAATCGCTATCCGATCACTCACCTGTACCGAGTGCATAACCAGCAGTTTCGAGAGCTCAAACTCCAGGCGCAATCTTCATGACAATCAATTGAGCCAAATTGATCGCACTCAACCAGTTACGAGCCCTCCTCATCTAGATGGAACTCAGTAGTGATAGTTCCTACCTCACCGAGAGTTCTTCGAATTCCAAAATTCCACTGCGGTACCAATTCCCGTTCGCGATAAGAACGCCAACCTCGGAGGGGGGAGGTTTGACCTTTCACAGGTTCAACAAGCCGACCATTATGTTTGACGCGCAGCAGCCCGGCACCATTCGGCAATTCAAAAACCAGCGAATCGGATTCTTTATTTACCAGCTCTGCATCTCCGTTCAAGTTGAACCACGCTACTGCGTTAGACGGGGCGCTTAGAGGCACTACAGTATCCGACACAACCAGTTTCTTGCCAGGACAAAGATCAAGATAGCGTTCGTGAATAAAATCTTTATGCGTGACGGAGCCCGATAGCACAAATCGCTCGTCGAGCTCGTAACACTTACCCAGCGCAGAGCCGTAAGGTTTGCGGACTCTACGGTCCAAATTCCGCCCATTAACCGATACGGTGTTGTGCGCGTATGTGGACTCCATAAGTTGGCGCTCGGGCGCACCATAGTAAAATCCATCGAGCCGATCCTCTGATTCTGGAGGCAGCAAATCCACGTACCCGTATCGACCCGAATCACATAAGATTTCTTGCCCTTTTTCGAACCAGACGAAAGTCAAATCGTCAGCATGCTTGTGAGCCCTCGAGTGAAAGGCAGCCTGAAATGCCAAATAGCTTGACAGAATTCGTTCCCCAGGAGCTTTCGGCTGCGGAGATCTGACGATCGCGTAACCAGAATCGGGAAGGACGAGCATCTCCGAATCGGCCGGCACGCCTTCTGCACCATTGGAAATGATGAACTGTGTGTGTTCGTCGATGGCGCTAAGCTTCATGCGGTCAACGGTTTGATGATCCGAATCACCAAACTGGACGAAATAGCCATCGGGCTGCACCCACCAACCAAGAACGTTCGAGGCTTTCAAAATGGTAGAGGCGATGTCGCTATCCGCAACAATTCCACCGTTGAATCCATCTTCAAAAGATTTTAGCAACATCCGATGGTACTGAGGGGAGTGTTCGCGGTGGCCCCCATCCGAGGCGAACTGAGTGGCAGTGATTGTACTCATTCGCTCATGCCCAAGTAATTTGAGTTGTTTTTGCCCCTCACTGAAAGGCAGAAGATTTGCCCAGTCGAGCGTTGCCGCGGCTGCATAAAACCCATGATTATTTCTTGGATTAAATGCGGCGGGCTCGAGAATTTTTGAACCGTGAAGCTGCGCAATCTCAGATAGTTTGAGAACATCATCATCAAACCCTAAGTGCGCCGCGTATATCATAATTCTCGCAAGTCTAGGCATCCGCAAACTGAGGGACATGTCGTACCAAGACATTGAACTCGGGGTGTCACGGTGCAATGCGAAGGCCGCCCAATCTGAGGCAATATCCAAAACCCATCTCAGCTTATCCCGATCTCGATGCTTGCCGATTCCCAGTAACGCAGCATCTAGCGCTTCCCATGAATGAAGATGGAATCCCCAACTCCGGTCTCTCTCGCCAGGGCTCGCCCAGTCCATTCCCTTCCTGAAATGGATTGGAGCTTTGTTTCCAATTACCCAGCCCCTCAGCATCACGTCATCTGCAGACCTTTTGGGTTGCGCGATCGTGAACCAACCTGTTGGATCTGGCCACGGAAGTTTATTCAGTTCCTCGGGCGTTATAAACGATTGCAATTGATTTCCTTCAGCTCGTGACTGGGTGACTAAAGCTTACGACGATCCCGTTCCAGGCGTTCGATATGTCGTTGAGTCTCATCAATCCAAATGGCGGTATGGAACCAAGATTGGTGAATTGGCAGCCCCTGATCGGCTAGAGCCAATTCGATAAATTCCTCAAATCGGCTTGTATCGAAGTACGGCTGCCAGCGATCCGCATTATTGAAAATTCTCCAAAAGTCTTCTGGGTCTTTTTGGAAGGATAGAGCTTTC
Above is a genomic segment from Corynebacterium lujinxingii containing:
- a CDS encoding ATP-binding protein; the protein is MPHPQPASASARFLDESVLPIFTDLRMTAFGQSVIDIAADPAFDDWSFSDKVLYALDKEVAAKRERRINKLLKASRSPNPDACIEDITYTPGRTINKEQITRLAYCQWCQSAQNIVILGKSSVGKTYLAQALLTAACRNDYSARFFRTDTLANHLAVLKHDDPARITFLEDLHHTDVLVLDDFLTTPIDAATAHQLLNILAEREPHGSTIVTSQFTPDEWYKSIPDAVIAESILNRLVAGAEIITLEGTNMRLTQ
- the istA gene encoding IS21 family transposase, whose protein sequence is MQKARDALVEHNIATRKQLRGVADHELADWFVDGRSHAQGDFVPIDFDAVAKARTGRNKVTLQVLWGRYTAQPTGTGQRYYSYERFRQLVAQHVDAAGLTARITHAPGHTMQVDWAGTKMRLFDPTGGQGSKVSIFVASLPYSGMVFACACADERQDAWLAAHIRAFEYFGGVAEVTVPDNASTASNAISAADKNRRVNSTYEEFLEHYNTAALPARAKRPKDKASVEAAVKIVTQHVIHALDGHQCVGIDELNAKITALVDGINAAEPFRGNATSRRALFDQFERDVLTALPETPWQRTEWKRAKVAPNFHIRVHNAHYSVPHRLVGRTVDVRITGDSLAVFDAGQRVATHQLARARGVYVTDTDHIPANMGGTRGLWTSEYFLREAAKIGPATRQVIAELIEAKAIPAQAYQACRNVLNMGKHANKPILEEACRRLVSTDGARRAVSYTAVKNMMAAVRKDTSTRPTGTDLSTNLPTRRPTQDVPAPTARDTRGAYLGGAGQFSLENLTKKGSA
- a CDS encoding heparinase II/III domain-containing protein; translated protein: MLRGWVIGNKAPIHFRKGMDWASPGERDRSWGFHLHSWEALDAALLGIGKHRDRDKLRWVLDIASDWAAFALHRDTPSSMSWYDMSLSLRMPRLARIMIYAAHLGFDDDVLKLSEIAQLHGSKILEPAAFNPRNNHGFYAAAATLDWANLLPFSEGQKQLKLLGHERMSTITATQFASDGGHREHSPQYHRMLLKSFEDGFNGGIVADSDIASTILKASNVLGWWVQPDGYFVQFGDSDHQTVDRMKLSAIDEHTQFIISNGAEGVPADSEMLVLPDSGYAIVRSPQPKAPGERILSSYLAFQAAFHSRAHKHADDLTFVWFEKGQEILCDSGRYGYVDLLPPESEDRLDGFYYGAPERQLMESTYAHNTVSVNGRNLDRRVRKPYGSALGKCYELDERFVLSGSVTHKDFIHERYLDLCPGKKLVVSDTVVPLSAPSNAVAWFNLNGDAELVNKESDSLVFELPNGAGLLRVKHNGRLVEPVKGQTSPLRGWRSYRERELVPQWNFGIRRTLGEVGTITTEFHLDEEGS